One window of the Cryptomeria japonica chromosome 7, Sugi_1.0, whole genome shotgun sequence genome contains the following:
- the LOC131056786 gene encoding B3 domain-containing protein LOC_Os12g40080, producing the protein MEDEETGELFIPCRMCCQKCFRIHGKYHEKECFDGCVSFFKVMLGDFTERLSIPPAFASQFIYEREEHMVLQGPSGQEWDVQLLGTKTTLEFRHGWENFVHYHGLQLGDFVVFKYISKLCLKVQIFEKSGCEKDISTQKTNIDLDERCPDQPMLLIDLVCDEEKNDTAEPAPENRRRKKKRKSKLLGHSSKKHGHRLSSQKHMTMEIAAPFKSDKPFYKMVMKSWNVNDPHMLEFRKVLDYPIQLPNQRSEVVLLTGECREWKVKCIIKNDKPTFSGGWRYFTRGNNIKEGDICIFEQLNNNQKKFMFRVHIFPHAKKDTVQEMEEEMQDRDEGYKIY; encoded by the exons ATGGAAGATGAAGAAACAGGGGAGCTTTTTATACCATGCAGGATGTGCTGTCAGAAATGTTTTAGAATTCATGGTAAATACCACGAGAAAGAGTGCTTTGATGGGTGTGTTTccttcttcaaagttatgcttggaGACTTTACAGAAAGACTG AGCATTCCGCCTGCATTTGCTTCACAGTTTATATATGAGAGGGAGGAACATATGGTGCTGCAAGGCCCAAGTGGGCAGGAGTGGGATGTACAATTATTGGGTACAAAGACTACCCTGGAATTCCGACATGGGTGGGAAAATTTTGTGCATTATCATGGCCTGCAACTGGGAGATTTTGTTGTGTTCAAGTATATATCTAAGCTGTGCTTGAAGGTTCAGATATTTGAAAAAAGTGGATGTGAGAAAGATATCAGTACTCAGAAAACAAACATTGATTTAGATGAGAGATGCCCTGATCAACCAATGTTGCTGATTGATTTGGTTTGTGATGAGGAAAAGAATGATACAGCTGAACCAGCTCCTGAAAATCgaaggaggaagaagaaaaggaaatctAAGCTTCTAG GCCATTCATCGAAGAAACATGGGCACCGTTTATCCTCTCAAAAGCACATGACAATGGAGATTGCTGCTCCTTTCAAGTCAGATAAACCCTTCTATAAAATGGTTATGAAATCATGGAATGTAAATGACCCACACATGCTA GAATTCAGAAAAGTTTTGGATTATCCGATTCAGCTTCCAAACCAAAGAAGTGAAGTAGTGCTTTTGACTGGAGAGTGTAGAGAATGGAAGGTAAAATGCATTATTAAGAACGATAAGCCAACCTTTAGTGGGGGGTGGAGATATTTTACACGTGGTAATAATATAAAGGAAGGAGACATTTGTATTTTTGAGCAGCtgaacaacaatcaaaagaaattTATGTTCAGAGTTCATATCTTTCCTCATGCAAAGAAAGACACTGTTCAAGaaatggaggaggaaatgcagGACAGAGATGAGGGCTATAAAATTTACTGA